The Stappia sp. genome window below encodes:
- the rpmA gene encoding 50S ribosomal protein L27 — translation MAHKKAGGSSRNGRDSAGRRLGIKKFGGELVIPGNIIARQRGTKWHPGTGVGMGKDHTIFAKIEGKVTFENKANKRTYITVTPLVDAAE, via the coding sequence ATGGCACATAAGAAAGCAGGCGGTTCGTCGCGCAACGGTCGCGATTCCGCGGGTCGCCGTCTCGGCATCAAGAAGTTCGGCGGCGAGCTCGTCATTCCGGGCAATATCATCGCGCGCCAGCGCGGCACGAAGTGGCATCCGGGAACGGGCGTCGGCATGGGCAAGGATCACACGATCTTCGCCAAGATCGAAGGCAAGGTGACCTTCGAGAACAAGGCCAACAAGCGCACGTATATCACCGTGACGCCACTCGTAGACGCAGCAGAGTAA
- a CDS encoding DUF305 domain-containing protein, whose amino-acid sequence MSYGRFLAMIATSTVVMFGLMYLNTYLVSHVFWSETRAWMALVMGATMAVIMLAYMLSMYCSRWMNVAIFIGAIAVFGAALWLVRSQETVGDRSYMRAMIPHHSIAIMTSSRANISDPRVRKLADEIIYAQDKEIAEMRYLIADIGASGDEEERPQAEPAALVPLAQALSTAEIAPLDPQFMTDEDIDQLFPNGPDCVFRYTEDSPPVFAIGDAQDAAAGLIKISGDLVRVSSNGTSEATRDFASADLTLQLRAVDKAALPRGGQDDRVDADLRLRLDEGLSAGYRGYFDCRT is encoded by the coding sequence ATGAGTTACGGCCGTTTTCTTGCAATGATTGCCACATCGACCGTCGTGATGTTCGGGCTGATGTACCTCAACACCTATCTGGTCTCCCACGTCTTCTGGTCGGAGACACGCGCCTGGATGGCTTTGGTGATGGGCGCGACCATGGCCGTCATCATGCTCGCCTACATGCTGTCCATGTACTGCAGCCGGTGGATGAATGTGGCGATCTTCATCGGTGCGATCGCGGTGTTCGGCGCCGCGCTCTGGCTGGTCCGCAGCCAGGAGACCGTCGGCGACCGCTCCTACATGCGCGCGATGATCCCGCATCACTCGATTGCGATCATGACGTCCTCGCGCGCCAATATCTCCGATCCGCGCGTCCGCAAGCTGGCGGACGAGATCATCTATGCGCAGGACAAGGAGATCGCCGAGATGCGCTACCTGATCGCGGATATTGGCGCCTCGGGCGACGAAGAGGAACGCCCGCAGGCCGAGCCGGCCGCGCTCGTGCCGCTGGCGCAGGCCCTGTCCACGGCCGAGATCGCCCCCCTCGATCCGCAGTTCATGACAGACGAGGACATCGACCAGCTCTTCCCGAACGGGCCCGACTGCGTGTTTCGCTACACCGAGGACAGCCCGCCGGTTTTCGCCATCGGCGACGCGCAGGATGCCGCGGCGGGGCTGATCAAGATCAGCGGCGATCTGGTGCGTGTGTCGTCGAACGGCACGTCCGAAGCGACGCGTGACTTCGCGTCGGCCGATCTGACGCTCCAGCTGCGGGCGGTGGACAAGGCCGCGCTGCCGCGCGGCGGGCAGGACGACCGGGTCGATGCCGACCTGCGCCTCAGGCTCGACGAGGGCCTCTCCGCCGGGTACCGTGGCTATTTCGACTGCCGCACGTGA
- the rsfS gene encoding ribosome silencing factor, which yields MTAPHPGATGTLARADLRETVLASLSDSKAEDIVSIDISGKSPMADMVVVASGRSHRHVGAIADHLLRDLKDAGHGGARVEGLPQCDWVLIDAGDVIVHVFRPEVRAFYNIEKMWSVDDSAPVHYAG from the coding sequence ATGACCGCTCCTCACCCCGGCGCAACCGGCACGCTTGCGCGTGCGGACCTGCGCGAAACCGTCCTGGCCTCCCTGTCCGATTCCAAGGCCGAGGACATCGTCTCCATCGACATCAGCGGCAAGTCCCCGATGGCCGATATGGTCGTCGTCGCGTCGGGCCGGTCGCACAGGCATGTGGGCGCCATCGCCGACCATCTGCTGCGCGACCTGAAGGACGCGGGACACGGCGGCGCGCGCGTGGAAGGGCTTCCCCAGTGCGACTGGGTGCTCATCGACGCCGGCGACGTGATCGTTCACGTCTTCCGTCCGGAGGTGCGCGCCTTCTACAACATCGAGAAGATGTGGTCGGTGGACGACAGCGCGCCGGTCCACTACGCCGGCTGA
- a CDS encoding GNAT family N-acetyltransferase: MTAPALATRRLDLRPPRPGDAEAFASLCGRAFEVARWLTSPAWPYREGDAEAVIARAVASDPLAEEAVFAVTLGGPVIGCVSVTAPGDLASAPELPTLGYWLGQPFQGFGYATEAATAALAWAFEAHDCTRIGARVFADNHRSRRLLARLGFVETGHMRRFARPLGREVDNVLLICDRPRFQAAARDRRAGADPARPRAH, from the coding sequence ATGACCGCGCCCGCACTCGCGACGCGGCGGCTCGATCTGCGCCCGCCGCGTCCGGGCGACGCGGAGGCCTTCGCCTCGCTGTGCGGGCGGGCGTTCGAGGTCGCGCGCTGGCTGACGAGCCCCGCGTGGCCCTACCGGGAGGGCGACGCGGAGGCCGTGATCGCCCGCGCGGTCGCCAGCGATCCGCTCGCGGAGGAGGCCGTCTTCGCGGTCACGCTCGGCGGGCCGGTGATCGGCTGCGTAAGCGTCACGGCGCCGGGCGATCTCGCAAGCGCGCCGGAGCTTCCGACGCTCGGCTACTGGCTCGGCCAGCCGTTTCAGGGCTTCGGCTATGCCACGGAAGCCGCGACGGCGGCCCTGGCCTGGGCCTTCGAGGCGCATGACTGCACGCGGATCGGCGCCCGGGTCTTCGCCGACAATCACCGCTCGCGCCGGCTGCTCGCCCGCCTCGGCTTCGTCGAGACCGGGCACATGCGGCGCTTCGCACGACCGCTCGGCAGAGAGGTGGACAATGTGCTGCTGATCTGCGACCGCCCCAGGTTCCAGGCGGCGGCGCGCGACCGCCGCGCGGGAGCGGACCCGGCGCGGCCGCGCGCGCACTGA
- the obgE gene encoding GTPase ObgE — protein MKFLDQAKIYVRSGDGGAGAVSFRREKYIEYGGPDGGDGGRGGDVYVECVDGLNTLIDFRYHQHYKAKTGTHGMGRNRTGAKGADVVLRVPVGTEILEDDNETVLADLTEVGQKVLLLKGGNGGFGNAHFKSSTNQAPRHANPGLPGEEKWIWLRLKLIADAGLVGLPNAGKSTFLAAVSAARPKIADYPFTTLHPNLGVVEIDGRGFVLADIPGLIEGAHEGVGLGDRFLGHVERTRALLHLVDATQEDPGEAYRVVRGELAAYGHGLTDKPEIVALSKVDALSDDLRAEKAENLEAACGQKPVLLSSASGENVDLIQRMLIRAIDAERAEEANTVPAAPEEPWQP, from the coding sequence ATGAAATTCCTCGACCAGGCCAAGATCTACGTGCGCTCCGGCGACGGCGGTGCCGGGGCGGTCTCCTTCCGGCGCGAGAAGTACATCGAGTACGGCGGGCCGGACGGCGGCGACGGCGGACGCGGCGGCGACGTCTATGTGGAGTGCGTCGACGGGCTCAACACGCTGATCGATTTCCGCTACCACCAGCACTACAAGGCGAAGACCGGCACCCACGGCATGGGCCGCAACCGCACCGGCGCCAAGGGCGCGGACGTGGTGCTGCGCGTGCCCGTGGGCACGGAGATCCTGGAAGACGACAACGAGACGGTGCTCGCCGATCTCACCGAGGTCGGGCAGAAGGTCCTGCTGCTCAAGGGCGGCAACGGCGGCTTCGGCAACGCGCATTTCAAGTCGTCGACCAATCAGGCGCCGCGCCATGCCAATCCCGGCCTTCCCGGCGAGGAGAAGTGGATCTGGCTGCGGCTGAAGCTGATCGCCGATGCCGGCCTGGTCGGCCTGCCGAACGCCGGCAAGTCCACCTTTCTGGCCGCCGTGTCGGCCGCCCGGCCGAAGATCGCCGATTATCCTTTCACCACGCTGCATCCCAATCTCGGGGTCGTGGAAATCGACGGGCGCGGCTTCGTGCTGGCCGACATTCCCGGCCTGATCGAGGGCGCGCACGAAGGTGTCGGGCTCGGCGACCGGTTCCTCGGTCATGTGGAGCGCACGCGCGCGCTGCTGCATCTGGTCGATGCGACGCAGGAAGACCCGGGCGAGGCCTACCGCGTGGTGCGCGGCGAACTTGCGGCCTACGGTCACGGGCTCACCGACAAGCCGGAGATCGTCGCCCTGTCCAAGGTCGACGCGCTGAGCGACGATTTGCGCGCGGAGAAGGCTGAGAACCTGGAAGCCGCCTGCGGGCAGAAGCCTGTCCTCCTGTCCTCGGCGAGCGGCGAGAACGTCGACCTCATCCAGCGCATGCTGATCCGCGCCATCGACGCGGAACGCGCGGAGGAGGCCAACACGGTTCCCGCCGCCCCCGAAGAGCCCTGGCAACCCTGA
- the proB gene encoding glutamate 5-kinase, translated as MAQTLTDVQADAQAHTSETRGRLTRFSRVVVKIGSALLVADGTLKRDWLAGLCDDLAMLTRAGCEVIVVSSGAIALGRGVLGLPRGALKLEQAQAAASVGQVALAQAYAEALGAHGLTAGQILLTLGDTEERRRYLNARETIATLLKLGAVPIVNENDTVATSEIRYGDNDRLAARVATMASADCLVLLSDVDGLYTAPPAQDPNAVFLPEVPAITPEIEAMAGAAGSELSRGGMRTKIDAARIATDAGTEMAIASGKRLNPLAAIETGGRATWFRARATPATARKAWIGGHLEPRGALTLDAGAIRAVRAGRSLLPAGVRAVAGSFARGDAVRLLDTQGRDIGRGLVAYDHPEARMIMGRNSREIEAILGYAGRAEMVHRDDLVLSGQTGDGPARPASGADAATQQGVSDDA; from the coding sequence ATGGCCCAGACCCTGACCGACGTGCAGGCCGACGCTCAGGCGCACACAAGCGAGACCCGCGGCCGGCTGACCCGGTTTTCGCGGGTCGTCGTCAAGATCGGATCGGCGCTTCTGGTCGCCGACGGCACGCTCAAGCGCGACTGGCTGGCGGGGCTTTGCGACGACCTCGCCATGCTCACGCGCGCCGGCTGCGAGGTGATCGTGGTGTCGTCGGGCGCCATCGCGCTGGGGCGCGGCGTGCTCGGCCTGCCGCGCGGCGCGTTGAAGCTGGAACAGGCGCAGGCGGCCGCGTCGGTGGGTCAGGTGGCCCTCGCCCAGGCCTATGCGGAGGCGCTCGGCGCGCACGGGCTCACCGCCGGCCAGATCCTGCTGACGCTCGGCGACACGGAAGAGCGCCGCCGCTATCTCAACGCGCGCGAGACCATCGCCACCCTTCTCAAGCTCGGCGCCGTGCCCATCGTCAACGAGAACGACACGGTGGCGACCTCGGAAATCCGCTACGGCGACAACGACCGGCTGGCGGCGCGGGTCGCCACCATGGCAAGCGCCGATTGTCTGGTGCTGCTGTCCGACGTCGACGGGCTCTACACCGCGCCGCCCGCGCAGGACCCCAATGCGGTGTTCCTGCCCGAGGTGCCGGCGATCACGCCGGAGATCGAGGCAATGGCCGGCGCGGCGGGTTCGGAACTGTCGCGCGGCGGCATGCGCACCAAGATCGACGCGGCAAGGATCGCCACCGACGCGGGCACGGAAATGGCCATTGCATCCGGCAAGCGGCTCAATCCGCTTGCGGCCATCGAGACGGGCGGACGCGCCACCTGGTTCCGGGCGCGCGCGACGCCGGCGACGGCGCGCAAGGCCTGGATCGGCGGGCATCTGGAGCCGCGCGGCGCGCTGACGCTGGACGCCGGCGCGATCCGCGCGGTGCGGGCCGGGCGCAGCCTGCTGCCGGCCGGCGTGCGCGCCGTGGCGGGCAGCTTCGCGCGCGGCGACGCGGTGCGTCTGCTCGACACGCAGGGGCGCGACATAGGGCGCGGGCTGGTCGCCTACGACCACCCGGAAGCGCGGATGATCATGGGCCGCAACAGCCGGGAGATCGAGGCGATCCTCGGCTATGCGGGACGCGCGGAGATGGTCCATCGGGACGATCTCGTGCTAAGCGGGCAGACCGGCGACGGACCGGCGCGGCCGGCGTCCGGCGCGGACGCGGCGACGCAACAGGGAGTGAGCGACGATGCTTGA
- a CDS encoding glutamate-5-semialdehyde dehydrogenase: MLERVETDARHGDDNDITALMRAMGTRARAAARRLATAPRARKDAALAEMAAAVRAATDEILAANAEDVRAMTENGQTAAYLDRGTLDAERIEAIAKGLEAIAELPDPVGAVIAEWERPNGLRIERVRTPLGVIGVIYESRPNVTADAGALCLKAGNAVILRGGSDTIRSNRAIHAALARGLAAASLPEDAIQIVPVTDRAAVGEMLAGLDGGLDVIVPRGGKSLVARVQTEARVPVFAHLEGLCHLVIDKAADKDMAVEIVANAKMRRTGICGALETLLVDRAVADTHLAPICEALLARGCALRGDAEVCARIPEAVAATEDDWRTEYLDAILAIRIVDDLDAAIEHIETYGSHHTDGIVTDDPAAAERFFANVDSAILTHNASTQFADGGEFGMGAEIGIATGRMHARGPVGLEQLTSFKYRVRGTGQVRP; encoded by the coding sequence ATGCTTGAGCGGGTCGAAACGGACGCCCGTCACGGCGACGACAACGATATCACGGCGCTGATGCGGGCGATGGGAACGCGGGCGCGGGCGGCGGCCCGCCGGCTCGCCACGGCACCGCGCGCGCGCAAGGATGCCGCGCTCGCCGAAATGGCGGCGGCGGTGCGCGCCGCGACCGACGAGATCCTGGCCGCCAACGCCGAGGACGTGCGCGCGATGACCGAAAACGGTCAGACGGCGGCCTATCTCGACCGCGGCACGCTTGACGCCGAACGCATCGAGGCGATCGCAAAGGGGCTCGAGGCGATTGCCGAGCTGCCCGATCCGGTCGGCGCGGTGATCGCCGAATGGGAGCGGCCGAACGGCCTCAGGATCGAGCGCGTGCGCACGCCGCTCGGCGTCATTGGCGTCATCTACGAAAGCCGGCCCAACGTGACCGCCGATGCCGGCGCGCTCTGCCTGAAGGCGGGCAATGCCGTGATCCTGCGCGGTGGCTCCGACACGATCCGCTCTAACCGCGCGATCCACGCCGCGCTCGCGCGCGGGCTCGCGGCGGCCAGCCTGCCGGAGGACGCGATCCAGATCGTGCCGGTGACCGACCGCGCCGCCGTCGGCGAGATGCTCGCCGGCCTCGACGGCGGGCTCGATGTCATCGTGCCGCGCGGCGGCAAGAGCCTTGTCGCGCGCGTGCAAACGGAAGCGCGCGTGCCGGTCTTCGCCCATCTCGAAGGCCTGTGCCATCTGGTGATCGACAAGGCGGCCGACAAGGACATGGCGGTGGAGATCGTCGCCAACGCCAAGATGCGGCGCACGGGCATCTGCGGCGCGCTGGAAACGCTGCTGGTGGACCGCGCGGTCGCCGACACGCATCTGGCGCCGATCTGCGAGGCACTGCTGGCGCGCGGCTGCGCGTTGCGCGGCGACGCGGAGGTCTGCGCCCGCATTCCCGAGGCCGTGGCGGCCACGGAGGACGACTGGCGCACCGAGTATCTCGACGCGATCCTGGCGATCCGCATCGTCGACGATCTCGACGCGGCCATCGAGCATATCGAAACGTATGGCTCCCATCACACCGACGGCATCGTCACCGACGATCCGGCGGCGGCCGAACGGTTCTTCGCAAACGTCGATTCGGCCATTCTCACGCATAATGCCTCCACGCAATTCGCCGATGGCGGCGAGTTCGGCATGGGCGCGGAGATCGGCATCGCGACGGGGCGGATGCATGCGCGCGGGCCGGTGGGGCTGGAACAGCTGACCAGCTTCAAGTACCGCGTGCGCGGCACCGGACAGGTCCGGCCCTGA
- a CDS encoding LysR substrate-binding domain-containing protein, whose amino-acid sequence MITLRQLHFLTAVADTLNFSRAAERCFVTQPTLSGGIKELEDRLGVRLIERTRRSVLLTPLGEEIVARGRRLLLEAEEIEAIARAHRNPFEGDLKLGAIPTIGPYLLPRALPSIRETLPGLRVYLREEITESLIEGLNAGRLDLVLIALPFETGALELMPLFQDGYHLAAPADWPVSDGARALSESGQLMLLEKGHCLQRHALEAYPGRIRESEDRFAATSLTTLIAMVAEGLGITLLPDLAVKAGVVGSADIRLTPLPDACPRRVVLAWRPGSARAEVFHKLGDLLRDQAAAM is encoded by the coding sequence ATGATCACGCTGCGCCAGCTCCACTTTCTGACGGCCGTGGCCGACACGCTGAATTTCTCGCGGGCGGCGGAGCGGTGCTTCGTGACCCAACCCACCTTGAGCGGCGGTATCAAGGAGCTGGAGGACCGGCTCGGCGTTCGGCTGATTGAGCGCACGCGGCGCAGCGTCCTGCTCACGCCGCTCGGCGAGGAGATCGTCGCCCGCGGCCGGCGCCTGCTGCTGGAGGCGGAAGAGATCGAGGCGATCGCCCGGGCGCATCGCAATCCCTTCGAGGGCGACCTGAAGCTCGGCGCCATCCCGACCATCGGCCCCTATCTGCTGCCCCGCGCGCTGCCTTCGATCCGCGAGACCCTGCCAGGCCTGCGGGTCTATCTGCGCGAGGAAATCACCGAGAGCCTGATCGAGGGGCTGAACGCCGGACGGCTCGATCTGGTGCTGATCGCCCTGCCGTTCGAGACGGGCGCGCTGGAGCTGATGCCGCTGTTTCAGGACGGCTACCATCTCGCCGCGCCGGCCGACTGGCCGGTCTCCGACGGGGCGCGGGCCTTGAGCGAGAGCGGGCAGCTCATGCTGCTGGAAAAGGGCCACTGCCTGCAGCGCCACGCGCTGGAGGCCTACCCCGGGCGCATCCGCGAAAGCGAGGACCGCTTCGCCGCGACCAGCCTGACGACGCTGATCGCCATGGTGGCGGAGGGGCTGGGGATCACGCTCCTGCCCGATCTGGCGGTGAAGGCCGGCGTCGTCGGGTCCGCCGACATCCGCCTCACCCCGCTGCCCGACGCCTGCCCGCGCCGCGTCGTTCTGGCCTGGCGACCGGGCTCCGCCCGCGCCGAGGTGTTCCACAAGCTCGGCGATCTGTTGCGGGACCAGGCGGCGGCGATGTGA
- a CDS encoding 50S ribosomal protein L21: MFAVIKTGGKQYRVAQDDVIKIEKLAGEAGDTVTFEDVLMVGGETDTMIGAPTVEGASVVGEVVEQGRTRKIIIFKKRRRQNSRRRNGHRQSLTEVRITEILTNGAKPSKTAAKPAAAKADTAESAPAAEAEADLPVLFTAPDGAADDLKKISGVGPVLEKKLNALGITTYAQVAAFTAEDIARVDDALSFKGRIERDNWVQQAKDLAAE, encoded by the coding sequence ATGTTCGCAGTGATCAAGACGGGCGGCAAGCAGTACCGCGTCGCCCAGGATGACGTCATCAAGATCGAGAAGCTCGCGGGCGAGGCCGGCGACACCGTGACGTTCGAGGACGTGCTGATGGTGGGCGGCGAGACCGACACCATGATCGGCGCGCCGACCGTCGAGGGCGCCAGCGTCGTGGGCGAAGTGGTCGAGCAGGGCCGCACGCGCAAGATCATCATCTTCAAGAAGCGCCGCCGCCAGAATTCGCGCCGCCGCAACGGCCACCGCCAGAGCCTGACCGAGGTCCGGATCACCGAGATCCTGACCAACGGCGCCAAGCCCTCGAAGACGGCCGCCAAGCCGGCCGCCGCGAAGGCGGATACGGCCGAGAGCGCGCCGGCCGCCGAGGCCGAGGCCGATCTCCCGGTCCTGTTCACCGCGCCGGACGGGGCCGCGGACGACCTGAAGAAGATTTCCGGCGTCGGCCCGGTGCTCGAGAAGAAGCTCAACGCGCTCGGCATCACCACCTACGCGCAGGTCGCCGCCTTCACGGCGGAGGACATTGCCCGCGTCGACGACGCGCTGTCCTTCAAGGGCCGCATCGAGCGCGACAACTGGGTTCAGCAGGCGAAGGACCTGGCGGCGGAATAA
- a CDS encoding nicotinate-nucleotide adenylyltransferase, with protein sequence MTDEPRETTPRRYLRIPHAEPGQTVGLFGGSFNPPHSGHRLVAEVALKRLGLDQVWWMVTPGNPLKDHGNLAPLGDRLAAVEHFAAHPRMRVTALEARLGSPYSARTITRLATRRPQVSFVWIMGADNLATFHRWQDWRSIMRQVPVVVVDRPGATLSALWSPTAQTFARARWPEEQAGALARAAAPAWTFLHAPRDPTSSTALRAANGRW encoded by the coding sequence ATGACCGACGAGCCCCGGGAGACCACGCCCCGGCGGTATCTGCGGATCCCGCATGCGGAGCCCGGCCAGACGGTCGGCCTGTTCGGCGGGTCGTTCAATCCGCCGCATTCGGGCCATCGGCTCGTCGCCGAGGTGGCGCTGAAACGCCTCGGCCTCGATCAGGTCTGGTGGATGGTGACGCCCGGCAATCCGCTCAAGGATCACGGCAACCTCGCCCCGCTCGGCGACCGGCTGGCCGCCGTGGAGCATTTCGCCGCCCATCCGCGCATGCGGGTGACGGCGCTCGAGGCCCGGCTTGGCAGCCCCTACAGCGCCCGCACGATCACGCGGCTGGCGACCCGGCGCCCGCAGGTGTCCTTCGTGTGGATCATGGGGGCGGACAATCTCGCCACCTTCCATCGCTGGCAGGACTGGCGGAGCATCATGCGCCAGGTGCCTGTGGTCGTCGTCGACCGGCCGGGCGCGACGCTCTCCGCGCTGTGGTCGCCCACGGCGCAGACCTTCGCCCGCGCGCGCTGGCCCGAGGAACAGGCCGGAGCGCTTGCCAGGGCCGCCGCGCCGGCCTGGACCTTCCTGCATGCCCCGCGCGACCCCACTTCCTCCACCGCGCTGCGGGCGGCGAACGGGCGGTGGTGA
- a CDS encoding GNAT family N-acetyltransferase produces MVADLEDSLDEDSLGAAVLPQATARLRLDAPRPDDLADIVALANNRRIATMVATMPHPFSIDDGRALIARAAQRTPTRAKFAIRMKSTGRFIGAIGYGALDEDGPVHLGYWLGEPFWGQGLATEAAQSMIDFVFSATPLTRLTAGARITNPASRRVLVKCGFQFVEQGMIHSRGAGGAVSVDHFALDRSTWTALKRWGQAS; encoded by the coding sequence ATGGTTGCCGATCTCGAGGATTCCCTGGACGAAGACAGTCTGGGCGCGGCGGTGCTGCCGCAGGCCACCGCGCGGCTGCGGCTCGACGCCCCGCGCCCGGACGACCTCGCCGATATCGTGGCGCTGGCCAACAACCGCCGGATCGCGACCATGGTCGCGACCATGCCCCATCCCTTCTCCATCGACGACGGCCGCGCGCTGATCGCCCGGGCGGCCCAGCGCACGCCGACGCGCGCCAAATTCGCGATCCGGATGAAGTCGACCGGCCGCTTCATCGGCGCCATCGGCTATGGCGCGCTGGACGAGGACGGGCCGGTGCATCTCGGCTACTGGCTGGGCGAGCCCTTCTGGGGCCAGGGACTGGCGACCGAGGCCGCCCAGTCGATGATCGACTTCGTGTTCTCCGCAACGCCCCTCACCCGGCTGACGGCGGGCGCGCGCATCACCAATCCGGCCTCGCGGCGGGTGCTGGTCAAATGCGGGTTCCAGTTCGTCGAGCAAGGCATGATCCACTCGCGCGGCGCGGGCGGTGCGGTGTCGGTCGACCATTTCGCGCTCGACCGCAGCACCTGGACCGCGCTCAAGCGCTGGGGGCAGGCGTCATGA
- the rlmH gene encoding 23S rRNA (pseudouridine(1915)-N(3))-methyltransferase RlmH — protein sequence MRIHIGCIGRLKTGPERALFERYAERIAKAGRGVALGPLSVIERPESRAARADDRKAEEARALLDALPAGTVVLALDETGKTRASAAFADDLAALRDTGVQDLAFLIGGADGHGAAVLAAARSTLSLGPMTFPHQVVRALVAEQIYRAITILSGHPYHRA from the coding sequence ATGCGGATCCATATCGGCTGCATCGGCCGACTCAAGACCGGACCGGAACGCGCCTTGTTCGAGCGCTACGCGGAGCGCATCGCCAAGGCGGGGCGCGGGGTCGCGCTCGGGCCCTTGAGCGTGATCGAGCGGCCTGAATCGCGCGCCGCGCGGGCCGACGACCGCAAGGCGGAGGAGGCGCGCGCCCTTCTCGACGCCCTGCCGGCGGGAACGGTCGTGCTGGCGCTCGACGAGACCGGCAAGACCCGGGCAAGCGCAGCCTTCGCCGACGATCTCGCCGCCTTGCGCGACACCGGTGTCCAGGATCTCGCCTTCCTCATCGGCGGGGCGGACGGCCATGGCGCGGCCGTGCTGGCGGCGGCCCGCTCGACCCTGTCGCTCGGCCCGATGACCTTTCCGCACCAGGTCGTGCGGGCCCTGGTGGCCGAGCAGATCTACCGCGCGATCACGATCCTCAGCGGCCACCCCTATCACCGGGCCTGA
- a CDS encoding peroxiredoxin — translation MSDDIRTPGPRLNEAAPAFDAPTTHGRKTLEDYRGKWLILFSHPADFTPVCTTEFIAFARRHDEFAARNTELLGLSIDSHYAHIAWVLNIKEKFGVDVRFPIIADLNMAVAQAYGMIQPGASDTAAVRATFIIDPEGVLRAMVYYPMNAGRSIDEIHRLLVALQTADEHACAMPENWKPGDEVIVPTPATPEAAQARAGEGYNTVDWYFSTRAL, via the coding sequence ATGAGCGACGACATCCGCACCCCCGGCCCGCGCCTGAACGAAGCGGCTCCCGCCTTCGACGCGCCGACCACCCATGGCCGCAAGACGCTCGAGGATTATCGCGGCAAGTGGCTGATCCTGTTCTCGCATCCGGCGGATTTCACGCCGGTCTGCACCACGGAGTTCATCGCCTTCGCCAGGCGCCATGACGAGTTCGCCGCGCGCAACACCGAGTTGCTGGGGCTTTCCATCGACAGCCACTACGCCCACATCGCGTGGGTGTTGAACATCAAGGAGAAGTTCGGCGTGGACGTGCGCTTCCCGATCATCGCCGACCTGAACATGGCCGTCGCCCAGGCCTACGGCATGATCCAGCCCGGCGCCTCCGACACGGCGGCGGTGCGCGCGACCTTCATCATCGACCCCGAGGGCGTGCTGCGCGCCATGGTCTACTACCCGATGAACGCGGGCCGGTCGATCGACGAGATCCATCGCCTTCTGGTGGCCCTGCAAACGGCGGACGAGCACGCCTGCGCCATGCCGGAAAACTGGAAGCCGGGCGACGAGGTGATCGTGCCGACCCCGGCGACGCCAGAGGCCGCGCAGGCCCGCGCAGGCGAGGGCTACAACACGGTCGACTGGTATTTCTCCACCCGCGCCCTCTGA
- a CDS encoding MBL fold metallo-hydrolase, with protein MTSPIVKPFWDDATGSWQYVFHDPETMKGAIVDPVLDFDPRSGATSTANAERLLAYVRETGIELVWILDTHPHADHFSAAQWLKDQTGAPTAIGEKVVGVQALWQKLYNLPADFPVDGSQWDRLFADGERFMVGNIPVTVMFSPGHTLASITYVAGSEAGRAAFVHDTLMMPDSGTSRADFPGGSSDALYDSIAAILSLPDDTRVFVGHDYAPGRAARCEATVAEHKAANIHWKDAPSRADYRAVRDARDATLPLPKLMLAALQVNIRGGRLPEAETDGNAYLKIPLNRFEPR; from the coding sequence ATGACGAGCCCGATCGTCAAACCGTTCTGGGACGACGCCACCGGAAGCTGGCAGTACGTCTTCCACGATCCCGAGACCATGAAGGGTGCCATCGTCGATCCGGTCCTCGATTTCGACCCCCGGTCCGGCGCGACCTCGACGGCCAACGCCGAGCGTCTGCTGGCCTATGTCCGCGAGACGGGCATAGAGTTGGTCTGGATCCTCGACACGCATCCGCATGCCGACCATTTCTCCGCCGCGCAGTGGCTGAAGGACCAGACCGGCGCGCCGACGGCGATTGGCGAGAAGGTCGTCGGCGTTCAGGCGCTGTGGCAGAAGCTCTACAATCTGCCCGCCGATTTCCCCGTCGACGGCAGCCAGTGGGACCGGCTCTTCGCCGACGGCGAACGCTTCATGGTCGGCAATATCCCCGTCACGGTGATGTTTTCGCCGGGGCATACGCTGGCGTCCATCACCTATGTCGCGGGTTCCGAGGCCGGGCGGGCCGCCTTCGTGCACGACACGCTGATGATGCCCGACAGCGGCACGTCGCGCGCGGATTTTCCCGGCGGCAGCTCCGATGCGCTCTACGACAGCATCGCGGCGATCCTGTCGCTGCCGGACGACACGCGCGTCTTCGTCGGCCACGACTATGCGCCCGGGCGCGCGGCGCGCTGCGAGGCGACGGTGGCCGAACACAAGGCGGCCAACATCCACTGGAAGGACGCCCCCTCGCGCGCCGACTACCGGGCGGTGCGCGACGCCCGCGACGCGACGCTGCCCCTGCCGAAACTGATGCTCGCCGCTCTTCAGGTGAACATTCGCGGCGGTCGCCTGCCGGAAGCAGAGACCGACGGAAACGCCTACCTGAAGATCCCGCTCAACCGCTTCGAGCCGAGGTAG